A section of the Halococcus hamelinensis 100A6 genome encodes:
- a CDS encoding DNA-directed RNA polymerase subunit L, with the protein MDLRVIENDDTELSIEIAGEDHTFMNVLKGALLEVEGVSAATYDMNPEQSGGQTDPILVIRTEGGTRPLDALEAGTERVNDMTTAFHEAFESAAPAA; encoded by the coding sequence ATGGATCTCCGTGTCATCGAAAACGACGACACCGAACTCTCGATCGAGATCGCGGGCGAGGACCACACGTTCATGAACGTCCTCAAGGGCGCGCTCCTCGAAGTCGAGGGCGTCTCCGCCGCGACCTACGACATGAACCCCGAGCAGTCGGGTGGCCAGACCGACCCGATCCTCGTGATCCGAACCGAGGGCGGGACCCGCCCGCTCGACGCGCTCGAAGCCGGCACCGAGCGGGTCAACGATATGACGACGGCCTTCCACGAGGCCTTCGAGTCCGCAGCCCCCGCGGCCTGA
- a CDS encoding cobalamin-independent methionine synthase II family protein — protein MGDERRIRTTHVGSLPRPPELLDLLTKRQDGDAVDETEWETTVADATRDVVERQAETGLDIANNGEQSRVSFNWYVKDRLSGIEGTREQELWADLQDYPDYADQTFRTDVIDLAMQPVVADAIEYTGHEEAEAEIEGFRAALDDTDFEDTFMTSASPSVVTATHVNDYYDSHEAYLTAAADAMAEEYETVADAGLTLQIDAPELLTAGQTEALADAPIEDVKQVTRRNVEALNGALENVPAEQVRLHTCWGSYEGPGHLDADLAEMLPVIYEADITGLSIEQANPRHQHEYRAFAEHPVPDGWTLLPGVVDVKTNIIDHPETIADRLERVANAVDDDTPLVAAPDCGFGTQAGLGMVNPEIAWAKLGALVEGAGIATERLY, from the coding sequence ATGGGAGACGAACGCCGGATCCGGACGACGCACGTCGGGAGCCTGCCGCGGCCCCCGGAGCTGCTCGACCTCCTCACCAAGCGCCAGGACGGCGACGCGGTGGACGAGACGGAGTGGGAGACGACCGTCGCGGACGCCACGCGCGACGTCGTCGAGCGCCAGGCCGAAACGGGTCTCGACATCGCCAACAACGGCGAGCAGTCCCGGGTCTCGTTCAACTGGTACGTCAAGGACCGCCTCAGCGGTATCGAGGGGACGCGCGAGCAGGAGCTCTGGGCGGACCTCCAGGACTACCCCGACTACGCCGACCAGACCTTCCGGACCGACGTGATCGACCTCGCGATGCAGCCGGTCGTCGCCGACGCGATCGAGTACACCGGTCACGAGGAGGCCGAAGCCGAGATCGAGGGCTTCCGGGCCGCCCTCGACGACACCGACTTCGAGGACACGTTCATGACCTCGGCCTCGCCGAGCGTCGTCACCGCGACCCACGTCAACGACTACTACGACTCCCACGAGGCGTATCTCACTGCCGCCGCCGACGCGATGGCCGAGGAGTACGAGACCGTCGCCGACGCCGGGCTCACCCTCCAGATCGACGCGCCCGAACTCCTCACCGCCGGACAGACCGAGGCCCTCGCGGACGCGCCGATCGAGGACGTCAAACAGGTCACGCGCCGGAACGTCGAGGCGCTCAACGGCGCGCTCGAAAACGTTCCCGCCGAGCAGGTCCGACTCCACACCTGCTGGGGAAGCTACGAGGGTCCCGGCCACCTCGACGCCGACCTCGCCGAGATGCTGCCGGTCATCTACGAGGCCGACATCACGGGGCTGAGTATCGAGCAGGCCAACCCCCGCCACCAGCACGAGTACCGCGCGTTCGCCGAACACCCGGTCCCGGACGGCTGGACGCTGCTGCCCGGCGTGGTGGACGTGAAGACGAACATCATCGACCACCCGGAGACGATCGCCGACCGCTTAGAGCGCGTCGCGAACGCGGTCGACGACGACACCCCGCTCGTCGCCGCCCCCGACTGTGGCTTCGGGACGCAAGCGGGATTGGGGATGGTCAACCCCGAGATCGCGTGGGCGAAACTCGGTGCGTTGGTCGAGGGTGCGGGGATCGCGACCGAACGACTCTACTGA
- a CDS encoding rhomboid family intramembrane serine protease, producing the protein MTSPWAVLARVVLVLAVVGSVVAIARLDDERWGEHLRARFVYGLPWGSFLTVGFVLAVYLVVQGGLTSWGNPVSLPFRAWSYRYPLGMVVAPFAHVGPSHLVGNLVGTLALAPLAEYAWGHYPPTRDRGRGSAVASAHSHDSRLERPLARILAVPAAVVAVGLFTAVFSVGPIIGFSGVVFAFAGFTLVRYPLATVVAFAASGVIQQVYVALRNPVVEAGASGGGYGLPWWATVAIQAHALGLLTGVVVGIAVFYRRERLPSAGRLWLGTLVFAIGQSLWAVYWFRGNGQFVLFRALGVALVFALAFLVAASVATPGRVRGVRRVRRVVGIERRAGATMVLLLALAVLAAPAVPVNLTTTAATGTALAQDDGSAVGTMDRIHVRDYTIYYAENVTNRVVSVVDVSAFGESTTVNASGVIVESGQRSLWTTGVEESRLAFAGCATVGVGGLGWRESVHVSRTGWKAIGGGHAYKVRFGQGNGSRFAYLSGPATADATVENRNVSVVPRRAGFGVVVSRANETVDRVKLPANGTTASAGGLRFNRTGGDLFVAADGTRVRVASRETYR; encoded by the coding sequence ATGACCTCGCCGTGGGCGGTGCTCGCACGGGTCGTCCTGGTGCTCGCGGTCGTGGGGTCGGTGGTCGCTATCGCGCGTCTCGACGACGAGCGCTGGGGCGAGCACCTCCGCGCCCGGTTCGTCTACGGTCTGCCGTGGGGGTCGTTTTTGACTGTTGGATTCGTCCTCGCGGTCTATCTGGTCGTTCAGGGTGGCCTCACGTCGTGGGGGAACCCCGTCTCGCTCCCGTTCCGTGCGTGGTCGTATCGCTACCCGCTGGGGATGGTCGTCGCGCCGTTCGCCCACGTCGGGCCGAGCCACCTCGTGGGCAACCTCGTCGGCACGCTCGCGCTCGCGCCGCTCGCGGAGTACGCGTGGGGCCACTACCCGCCGACGCGCGACCGTGGTCGAGGCTCGGCCGTGGCGAGCGCCCATTCCCACGACTCGCGGCTAGAACGTCCCCTCGCTCGAATCCTCGCGGTGCCCGCCGCCGTGGTCGCGGTGGGGCTGTTCACGGCGGTCTTCTCGGTCGGCCCGATCATCGGCTTCTCGGGGGTGGTGTTCGCGTTCGCGGGGTTCACGCTGGTTCGGTACCCGCTCGCCACCGTGGTGGCGTTCGCGGCGAGCGGGGTGATCCAGCAGGTCTACGTCGCGCTCCGGAACCCGGTGGTCGAGGCGGGCGCGAGCGGTGGCGGCTACGGCCTCCCGTGGTGGGCGACGGTCGCGATACAGGCCCACGCCCTCGGGTTGCTGACGGGGGTCGTCGTCGGGATCGCGGTGTTCTACCGGCGCGAACGGCTGCCGTCGGCGGGGCGGCTCTGGCTCGGCACGCTGGTGTTCGCCATCGGGCAGTCGCTCTGGGCGGTCTACTGGTTCCGGGGGAACGGCCAGTTCGTCCTCTTTCGAGCGCTCGGGGTGGCGCTGGTGTTCGCGCTCGCCTTCCTCGTCGCGGCGAGCGTCGCGACCCCCGGTCGGGTCCGGGGTGTCCGGCGCGTTCGTCGAGTCGTCGGCATCGAACGCCGTGCGGGGGCGACGATGGTGCTCCTGCTCGCGCTCGCGGTGCTCGCCGCACCCGCGGTCCCCGTGAACCTCACGACGACCGCCGCGACCGGGACGGCGCTCGCCCAGGACGACGGGTCCGCCGTCGGCACGATGGACCGGATCCACGTCCGGGATTACACGATATACTACGCCGAGAACGTCACGAACCGGGTGGTCTCGGTGGTCGACGTGTCGGCGTTCGGCGAGTCGACGACGGTGAACGCGAGCGGGGTGATAGTCGAGAGCGGGCAGCGGAGCCTCTGGACCACCGGGGTCGAGGAATCGCGGCTCGCCTTCGCCGGCTGTGCAACGGTCGGCGTCGGCGGCCTCGGCTGGCGGGAGTCGGTCCACGTCTCCCGAACCGGCTGGAAGGCCATCGGCGGTGGCCACGCCTACAAAGTCCGATTCGGGCAGGGTAACGGGAGCCGATTCGCCTATCTCTCGGGTCCAGCCACCGCCGACGCCACGGTCGAGAATCGGAACGTCTCCGTCGTCCCGCGCCGCGCGGGTTTCGGAGTCGTGGTCTCCCGTGCGAACGAGACCGTCGACCGCGTGAAACTTCCCGCGAACGGGACGACGGCCAGCGCGGGCGGCCTGCGCTTCAACCGGACCGGCGGCGACCTGTTCGTCGCCGCCGACGGAACGAGGGTGCGGGTGGCCAGCCGCGAAACGTATCGGTGA
- a CDS encoding SDR family oxidoreductase: MTELLADRTAVVTGAASGIGRGIALSLARHGAAVVVADIRDTPRGGGAPTHERIEDETEARATSVHCDVTEREGIVDAIEAAGTFGGIDVMVNNAGYSRNEAFTEVDTAAYDDMMDVNAKGTFMGAQVAAERMGETDGGSIINVSSAEGLQGIGEHPTYGTSKGAVRTLTYSLADALAPEIRVNAIHPGLIETKMTTEDTPMIGTDDEDEFREKIALDRVGQPDDIGRAAVFLASDLAGYVTGESLVVDGGMTSTI, translated from the coding sequence ATGACCGAACTCCTAGCGGACCGAACGGCCGTCGTGACCGGCGCTGCGAGCGGGATCGGTCGCGGGATCGCGCTCTCGCTCGCCCGTCACGGCGCGGCCGTCGTCGTCGCCGACATTCGGGACACACCCCGTGGAGGCGGCGCGCCGACCCACGAGCGGATCGAGGACGAAACCGAGGCTCGTGCGACGTCCGTCCACTGTGACGTGACCGAACGAGAGGGGATAGTCGACGCCATCGAGGCCGCCGGGACCTTCGGCGGGATCGACGTCATGGTCAACAACGCCGGCTACAGCCGGAACGAGGCGTTCACCGAGGTCGATACGGCGGCGTACGACGACATGATGGACGTGAACGCGAAGGGGACGTTCATGGGGGCCCAGGTCGCCGCGGAGCGAATGGGCGAGACCGACGGTGGAAGCATCATCAACGTCTCCAGCGCCGAGGGGCTCCAGGGGATCGGCGAGCATCCGACCTACGGGACGTCGAAGGGTGCCGTCCGGACGCTCACGTACTCGCTCGCCGACGCGCTCGCGCCCGAGATCCGCGTCAACGCGATCCATCCGGGACTGATCGAGACGAAGATGACGACCGAGGACACCCCGATGATCGGCACCGACGACGAGGACGAGTTCCGGGAGAAGATCGCGCTCGACCGCGTCGGCCAACCCGACGACATCGGCCGGGCAGCGGTGTTCCTCGCGAGCGACCTCGCGGGCTACGTCACCGGCGAATCGCTCGTCGTCGACGGCGGAATGACGAGCACCATCTGA
- a CDS encoding LOG family protein: MDRLCVYCGSSPGARPAYRRAAERLGRTLADRGIGLVYGGGDVGLMGAVADATLDTGGEVHGVIPESLVDAEVAHDGLTALDVVDSMHARKQRMVDLADGFVALPGGFGTLEELTEVLTWTQLGLHDHPCGLLNVEDYYADLAAFFDHQVTEEFVSQDHRAMVIVEDDPEALLDRFAAYEAPPLKDVLESADET; the protein is encoded by the coding sequence ATGGACCGTCTCTGTGTCTACTGCGGGTCGAGTCCGGGAGCGCGACCGGCGTATCGACGGGCCGCCGAGCGGCTCGGCCGAACGCTCGCCGACCGGGGGATCGGGCTCGTCTACGGCGGCGGCGACGTCGGGCTGATGGGCGCGGTCGCGGACGCGACGCTCGACACGGGCGGCGAGGTCCACGGCGTGATCCCGGAGTCGCTCGTCGACGCCGAGGTCGCCCACGACGGGCTCACGGCGCTCGACGTCGTCGATTCGATGCACGCGCGCAAACAACGGATGGTCGACCTCGCCGACGGATTCGTCGCGCTTCCCGGCGGTTTCGGGACCCTCGAAGAGCTCACCGAGGTCCTCACTTGGACCCAGCTCGGGCTCCACGACCACCCGTGTGGACTGTTGAACGTCGAGGACTACTACGCCGATCTCGCGGCGTTCTTCGACCATCAGGTGACCGAGGAGTTCGTGAGCCAGGACCACCGGGCGATGGTCATCGTCGAGGACGACCCCGAGGCGCTCCTCGACCGGTTCGCCGCGTACGAGGCCCCGCCGCTGAAGGACGTCCTCGAGAGCGCCGACGAAACGTAG